A window of Opitutus sp. ER46 contains these coding sequences:
- a CDS encoding SDR family oxidoreductase: MNFAGQVVWITGASSGIGEALARAFAAAGARLVLSSRRTEELERVRRTCARPEEHLVLALDLAQPATFPALTAEVLARCGRIDVLVNNGGVSQRARAIDASFATERALMDVNYFGPVALTKAVLPSMLARRSGQVVVVSSVMGYVGTPGRSTYAAAKHALHGYFDSLRTEVWREGIHVMIACPGYVNTAVTDNALGPTGEKRGRREGTHIRGIAPEKCAAAIVRGVWRRRNEVHVGGWEVLGIYLQRYVPWLYARVVRKIRFSVDDAP, from the coding sequence ATGAACTTCGCGGGCCAGGTCGTCTGGATCACCGGAGCGTCCTCCGGCATCGGCGAGGCGCTCGCGCGGGCGTTTGCCGCCGCCGGCGCGCGCCTGGTGTTGTCCAGCCGCCGCACCGAGGAACTCGAACGCGTGCGTCGCACCTGTGCGCGACCGGAAGAGCACCTGGTGCTGGCCCTCGACCTCGCCCAGCCCGCGACTTTCCCCGCGCTCACGGCCGAGGTTCTCGCCCGCTGCGGCCGGATCGACGTGCTGGTGAACAACGGTGGCGTCTCCCAGCGGGCCAGGGCCATCGACGCCTCCTTTGCGACCGAGCGAGCTTTGATGGACGTGAACTACTTCGGCCCGGTCGCGCTCACCAAGGCCGTCCTGCCCTCCATGCTCGCCCGTCGCTCCGGCCAGGTCGTCGTCGTCAGCAGTGTCATGGGTTACGTCGGCACGCCTGGACGCTCGACCTACGCGGCGGCCAAGCATGCGCTGCACGGATACTTCGACTCGCTTCGCACCGAAGTCTGGCGCGAGGGCATCCACGTGATGATCGCGTGCCCCGGCTACGTGAACACGGCCGTGACCGACAACGCGCTCGGCCCGACTGGCGAGAAGCGAGGCCGCCGTGAGGGCACGCACATCCGCGGGATCGCCCCGGAGAAATGTGCCGCCGCGATCGTGCGTGGCGTGTGGCGGCGGCGGAACGAGGTCCATGTCGGCGGCTGGGAGGTTCTTGGCATTTACCTGCAGCGCTACGTGCCGTGGCTGTACGCCCGCGTGGTGCGGAAGATTCGCTTCTCCGTCGACGACGCGCCGTAA
- the rhaT gene encoding L-rhamnose/proton symporter RhaT yields MNPFLGVVFHWLGGLASGSFYVPYKGVKKWSWETYWLVGGFFSWIICPSLLASILTKDLWGSIGQQSMTTLWWTYFFGAMWGFGGLTFGLTMRYLGMSLGMGVALGYCAAFGTLLPPIFKAFIPSIPVPETLAQIASTTPGQITLVGVTVTLLGIGVAALAGLTKEREMPEAEKKKAISEFSFKKGIIVATFSGIMSACFAFALTAGNPIGEASLKAGTDPIWTGLPKLVVVLLGGFTTNFVWCVILNIRNRTGYQYLAAHVRPEHAGLTASGGEGASSSSATPRAAVAEADLRVPRFGNFFFSALAGTTWYFQFFFYTMGETQMGKFGFASWTLHMASIIIFSTMWGWIFHEWKGSSRKAHTLIGLGIATLILSTIIIGYGTYLKAGH; encoded by the coding sequence ATGAATCCCTTCCTTGGTGTTGTCTTCCACTGGCTAGGTGGGCTCGCGTCCGGCTCCTTCTACGTCCCGTACAAGGGCGTGAAAAAGTGGTCCTGGGAGACCTACTGGCTGGTGGGCGGCTTCTTCTCTTGGATCATCTGCCCGTCGCTGCTCGCGTCCATTCTCACCAAGGACCTGTGGGGTTCGATCGGTCAGCAGAGCATGACCACCCTGTGGTGGACCTACTTCTTCGGTGCCATGTGGGGCTTTGGCGGCCTGACCTTCGGCCTCACGATGCGCTATCTCGGCATGTCGCTCGGCATGGGCGTGGCGCTTGGCTACTGCGCGGCATTCGGCACCTTGCTGCCGCCGATCTTCAAGGCGTTCATCCCGAGTATTCCGGTACCGGAGACGCTGGCCCAGATCGCGTCGACCACGCCGGGCCAGATCACGCTCGTTGGCGTGACCGTCACCCTGCTGGGCATCGGCGTCGCGGCGCTGGCGGGTCTGACCAAGGAGCGCGAGATGCCGGAGGCCGAGAAGAAGAAGGCCATCTCGGAGTTCAGCTTCAAGAAGGGCATCATCGTCGCGACGTTCTCGGGCATCATGAGCGCGTGCTTCGCGTTCGCCCTCACTGCCGGCAACCCGATCGGCGAGGCCTCGCTGAAAGCCGGCACCGATCCGATCTGGACGGGACTGCCGAAGCTCGTGGTCGTGCTCCTCGGCGGCTTCACGACCAACTTCGTCTGGTGCGTCATCCTCAATATTCGCAACCGCACCGGCTACCAGTACCTCGCCGCGCACGTTCGCCCCGAGCACGCCGGGCTCACCGCTTCGGGTGGCGAGGGCGCCAGCAGCTCGTCCGCCACGCCGCGCGCCGCCGTAGCGGAGGCTGACCTGCGCGTGCCGCGGTTTGGCAACTTCTTCTTTTCCGCCCTGGCCGGCACCACGTGGTACTTCCAGTTCTTCTTCTACACGATGGGCGAAACCCAGATGGGCAAGTTCGGGTTCGCCAGTTGGACGCTGCACATGGCCAGCATCATCATCTTCTCCACCATGTGGGGCTGGATCTTCCACGAGTGGAAGGGCTCCAGCCGGAAGGCGCATACCCTGATCGGGCTCGGTATCGCCACGCTCATTCTCTCCACCATCATCATCGGCTACGGCACCTACCTGAAGGCCGGCCACTGA
- a CDS encoding L-rhamnose isomerase has protein sequence MAPSTGYAYAKDVYSALGVDTEAAMKRLAKVSISLHCWQGDDVGGFESAGDLSGSGLAATGNYPGKARTIDELRSDLELAYRLIPGKHRLNLHAIYGDFAGKKVERNEITVKQFQSWIDWAKSLGLGLDFNPTCFAHPKAASGFTLAHQDKAIRKFWVEHCIACRKIGAAMGKQLGSTTVTNIWIPDGMKDVPVDRLAPRERLADSLDAIFKEKINPKHHLDAVESKLFGIGSESYVVGSHEFYLGYAVQNQKLICLDAGHFHPTEMLTDKISSVLMYVPELLLHVSRGVRWDSDHVVLLDDHLRGIMEELVRGDFLERTHIGLDYFDASINRIAAWTIGTRNAIKALLLAMLEPTDDLRALENAGDNTARLALLEELKSLPFGAVWDEYCRRQDAPVGPAWLEAIRDYEKQVLSKRC, from the coding sequence ATGGCACCCTCGACTGGTTACGCATACGCAAAGGACGTCTATTCCGCTCTCGGCGTCGATACCGAGGCCGCAATGAAGCGCCTCGCGAAGGTTTCGATCTCCCTCCATTGCTGGCAGGGCGACGACGTCGGCGGCTTCGAAAGCGCCGGTGATCTCTCCGGCAGCGGCCTGGCCGCCACCGGCAATTACCCGGGCAAGGCGCGGACGATCGACGAACTCCGGTCCGATCTCGAACTCGCGTACCGTCTGATCCCCGGCAAACACCGGCTGAACCTGCACGCCATCTACGGCGATTTCGCGGGCAAGAAGGTGGAGCGAAATGAGATCACGGTGAAACAGTTCCAGAGCTGGATCGACTGGGCCAAGTCGCTCGGCCTGGGCCTCGATTTCAATCCGACCTGCTTCGCGCATCCCAAGGCCGCCTCCGGCTTCACGCTCGCGCACCAGGACAAGGCCATCCGCAAGTTCTGGGTCGAGCACTGCATCGCCTGCCGCAAGATCGGCGCCGCGATGGGCAAGCAGCTCGGCTCCACCACCGTCACCAATATCTGGATTCCGGACGGCATGAAGGACGTGCCCGTCGATCGCCTCGCCCCGCGCGAGCGCCTGGCCGACTCGCTCGACGCCATCTTCAAGGAGAAGATCAACCCGAAGCACCACCTCGACGCGGTCGAGAGCAAGCTGTTCGGCATCGGCTCCGAGAGCTACGTCGTCGGTTCGCACGAGTTCTACCTGGGCTACGCCGTGCAGAACCAGAAGCTGATCTGCCTCGACGCCGGTCACTTCCATCCGACGGAAATGCTGACCGACAAGATCAGCTCTGTGCTCATGTACGTCCCCGAGCTGCTGCTCCACGTCAGCCGCGGCGTCCGTTGGGACAGCGACCACGTCGTCCTGCTCGATGATCACCTGCGTGGCATCATGGAGGAACTGGTGCGCGGTGACTTCCTCGAGCGCACGCACATCGGCCTCGACTACTTCGACGCTTCCATCAACCGCATCGCGGCCTGGACGATCGGCACGCGCAACGCGATCAAGGCCCTCCTGCTCGCGATGCTCGAGCCGACGGACGATCTGCGCGCGCTGGAGAACGCCGGCGACAACACCGCCCGGCTCGCGCTCCTCGAGGAGCTCAAGTCGCTGCCATTCGGTGCCGTGTGGGACGAGTATTGCCGCCGCCAAGACGCCCCCGTCGGCCCGGCCTGGCTCGAGGCGATTCGCGACTACGAGAAGCAGGTCCTCTCGAAGCGCTGCTGA
- a CDS encoding glycoside hydrolase → MLRALLLLLLSPAALLAADPAAVRRIEADVSQPAHPLNRMYNLCVGAGRANEGLRADWQRQLQQVRADCGFRYIRFHGLFCDDMGVYREDAQGRAIYNWQYIDELFDFLQRIGIKPFVELGFMPSALASGPHTIFWYKANVTPPKDYAKWEAFVAAFVRHVTERYGADEVRRWYFEVWNEPNLTGFWMGTTQGKTEAEFAPIARAEYLKLYAASARAVKSVDSTYRVGGPATAGSGWIDETLAACAERQLPLDFVSTHTYATSSGYLDEHGNAGTVFSPDRNAVTDEVKGVRQKIARSAFPGAELHYTEWSSSYTPADPLHDSYHSAAFILDKVRHIGAAADSMSYWTFTDIFEEAGPRMTPFHGGFGLLNYQDLMKPSYFAYAWLNRLGDHEIAASDSDAFICRNDAGAVQALFWDFTITHPGASVINQEFYLADQPAKAKGTVELNLRGLAPGRYQLTARKVGYRANDVQSAWRDLGSPAQLTRAQVRQLRAASSGEPFVQESVTVAADGHFSRPFAMRENDVWLVELSPAPAKSTRATASP, encoded by the coding sequence ATGCTCCGCGCCCTGCTGCTGCTCCTGCTTTCCCCTGCTGCACTCCTCGCCGCCGATCCGGCGGCTGTCCGCCGGATCGAGGCGGACGTGTCGCAGCCTGCGCACCCTCTCAACCGCATGTACAACCTCTGCGTCGGCGCGGGCCGCGCCAACGAGGGGCTGCGTGCCGACTGGCAACGACAGCTCCAGCAGGTGCGCGCCGACTGTGGGTTTCGCTACATCCGCTTTCACGGGCTGTTCTGCGACGACATGGGCGTGTACCGCGAGGACGCCCAGGGCCGCGCGATCTATAACTGGCAGTACATCGACGAGCTCTTCGATTTTCTCCAACGGATCGGGATAAAGCCGTTCGTGGAACTCGGCTTCATGCCGTCCGCCCTGGCGAGCGGCCCGCACACGATCTTCTGGTACAAGGCCAACGTCACCCCGCCGAAGGATTACGCGAAGTGGGAGGCATTCGTCGCTGCCTTCGTCCGGCACGTCACCGAACGCTACGGCGCCGACGAGGTGCGCCGCTGGTACTTCGAGGTGTGGAATGAGCCCAACCTCACCGGCTTCTGGATGGGCACCACCCAGGGCAAAACCGAGGCCGAGTTCGCCCCCATCGCCCGTGCCGAGTACCTGAAGCTTTACGCGGCCTCCGCCCGTGCCGTGAAGTCCGTCGACTCCACCTACCGCGTTGGCGGACCCGCTACCGCCGGCAGCGGCTGGATCGACGAGACGCTTGCCGCGTGCGCGGAGCGGCAGCTGCCGCTCGATTTCGTCAGCACGCACACCTACGCGACCTCCAGCGGTTACCTCGACGAACACGGCAACGCCGGCACCGTCTTCTCCCCGGATCGCAACGCCGTGACCGACGAGGTGAAGGGCGTCCGCCAAAAGATCGCCCGCTCCGCCTTCCCCGGCGCCGAGCTGCACTACACTGAGTGGAGCAGTTCCTACACGCCGGCAGACCCGCTCCACGACAGCTACCACAGCGCCGCCTTCATCCTGGATAAGGTCCGGCACATTGGCGCCGCTGCAGACTCCATGTCGTATTGGACTTTCACCGACATCTTTGAGGAGGCGGGTCCGCGGATGACGCCGTTTCACGGCGGCTTCGGCCTGCTGAACTACCAGGATCTCATGAAACCCTCGTACTTTGCGTACGCGTGGCTGAACCGTCTCGGCGACCACGAGATCGCCGCTTCGGACTCCGACGCCTTCATCTGCCGCAACGACGCGGGCGCGGTCCAGGCGCTGTTCTGGGATTTCACGATCACGCATCCCGGTGCGTCGGTGATCAACCAGGAGTTCTATCTTGCCGACCAGCCGGCGAAGGCCAAAGGCACGGTCGAACTCAACCTCCGCGGCCTCGCGCCCGGTCGGTATCAGCTCACCGCCCGCAAGGTCGGCTACCGCGCCAACGACGTGCAGTCCGCCTGGCGCGATCTCGGCTCACCGGCGCAGCTTACCCGCGCCCAGGTGCGGCAGCTCCGCGCTGCGAGTTCCGGAGAGCCGTTCGTGCAGGAGTCCGTGACGGTCGCGGCGGACGGCCATTTCTCGCGCCCCTTCGCCATGCGCGAGAATGACGTCTGGCTCGTGGAACTCAGCCCCGCGCCCGCGAAGTCCACCCGCGCCACCGCGTCGCCGTAA
- a CDS encoding disulfide bond formation protein DsbA has translation MKVTYFVEIFSSWCYWAEPTWTELKTRYAGRAEFEWKIALMRPQDFPVSPAQCDWFYRRSGGTCMRSPFMLNSGWVDPKADYTAPDLVAEAAKDFSYTGDEIRLALAEAAMRRGEKIGSVEAAVAVAAKAGQLDPRKLRAAAESPAVRARVEASTKEFFAHQIDQRPAFVLTDRIGDKAVFSGLVRLEPLVATIDAMLADSAAYAAHAAHYGEPPQA, from the coding sequence ATGAAGGTCACCTACTTCGTCGAAATCTTCTCCTCGTGGTGCTACTGGGCCGAGCCGACCTGGACGGAGTTGAAGACGCGGTACGCGGGCCGGGCGGAGTTCGAGTGGAAGATCGCGCTGATGCGGCCCCAGGATTTTCCGGTGTCACCCGCGCAATGCGATTGGTTCTACCGGCGAAGTGGCGGCACCTGCATGCGTTCGCCGTTCATGCTGAACTCCGGGTGGGTCGACCCGAAGGCCGACTACACCGCGCCCGACCTGGTCGCCGAGGCGGCGAAGGATTTCAGTTACACCGGTGATGAGATCCGGCTCGCGCTGGCGGAGGCGGCGATGCGACGCGGCGAGAAGATCGGCAGCGTGGAGGCGGCGGTCGCAGTCGCGGCGAAGGCCGGACAACTGGACCCGCGGAAGCTGCGCGCGGCGGCCGAGTCGCCGGCCGTGCGGGCGCGGGTCGAGGCCAGCACGAAGGAGTTTTTCGCGCACCAGATCGACCAGCGTCCGGCGTTCGTGCTCACGGATCGCATCGGCGACAAGGCCGTGTTCTCCGGGCTGGTCCGGCTCGAGCCGCTCGTCGCCACGATCGATGCGATGCTGGCCGACAGCGCGGCCTACGCCGCGCATGCGGCGCACTACGGCGAGCCGCCGCAAGCATAA
- a CDS encoding DNA topoisomerase IV subunit B: MAQAYTEASIKTLSSLEHIRLRPGMYIGRLGAGGHAEDGIYVLLKETIDNSIDEFTMGYGRKIEVELHERTLRVRDYGRGIPLGKLVDCVSIINTGAKYDSETFQKAVGLNGVGQKAVNALSAMYRAQAFRDGQTKLVEFERGKLKKDNRLAKSDERNGTLIEFTPDEALFGKDFRFRTEFIEDMLWNYAFLNRGLTLTFNGKAFRSENGLRDLLQKNLSGEPLYPIIHLEGDDIEVAFTHGGHYGEEYYSFVNGQHTTMGGTHLAAFREALVETLRNFYKKDYDAGDVRQAIDAAIAVRVMEPVFESQTKTKLGSTSVGPDGPTLREFVGKFIQQSLDVFLHKNKEVADALKAKIEDSERERKELAGIRSLARERAKKASLHNRKLRDCRLHLGDRNERAEESTIFIVEGDSAAGSLTATRDVQTQAVFALKGKPLNTYGLSKKVIYENEEFHLLQSALNVEEGLDGLRYNKIVIATDADVDGMHIRLLLISFFLQFFPDLIRNGHLYILETPLFRVRNKKKTIYCYSEEEKQAAMVELGASHEITRFKGLGEISAGEFKDFIGENIRLETVTLAHLYDSADLLGFFMGKNTPERQDFIIDNLRVEKDLVEA; the protein is encoded by the coding sequence ATGGCGCAAGCGTACACCGAAGCCAGCATCAAGACCCTCTCCTCCCTCGAGCACATCCGGCTGCGGCCGGGTATGTACATCGGACGTTTGGGTGCCGGCGGACACGCGGAGGACGGCATCTACGTGCTGCTCAAGGAGACCATCGATAACTCGATCGACGAGTTCACGATGGGCTACGGCCGCAAGATCGAGGTCGAACTCCACGAACGCACCCTGCGCGTGCGCGACTACGGCCGCGGCATCCCGCTCGGCAAACTCGTCGACTGCGTCTCGATCATCAACACGGGCGCCAAGTACGACAGTGAGACCTTCCAGAAGGCCGTCGGCCTCAACGGCGTCGGCCAGAAAGCCGTCAATGCCCTCTCCGCCATGTACCGCGCGCAGGCGTTCCGCGATGGGCAGACCAAGCTCGTCGAATTCGAGCGCGGCAAGCTGAAGAAGGACAACCGCCTCGCGAAGTCCGACGAGCGCAACGGCACGCTGATCGAGTTCACCCCGGACGAAGCGCTCTTCGGCAAGGACTTCCGGTTCCGCACCGAGTTCATCGAGGACATGCTGTGGAACTACGCCTTCCTGAACCGCGGGCTCACGCTCACGTTCAACGGCAAGGCATTCCGCTCCGAGAACGGCCTGCGCGACCTCCTGCAGAAGAATCTCTCGGGCGAACCGCTGTATCCGATCATCCACCTCGAGGGCGACGACATCGAGGTAGCGTTCACCCACGGCGGCCACTACGGCGAGGAGTACTACTCGTTCGTCAACGGCCAGCACACCACGATGGGCGGCACGCACCTCGCCGCCTTCCGCGAGGCCCTCGTCGAGACGCTCCGCAACTTCTACAAGAAGGACTACGACGCCGGCGATGTGCGCCAGGCGATCGACGCCGCGATCGCGGTGCGCGTGATGGAGCCCGTCTTCGAGTCGCAGACCAAGACCAAGCTGGGCTCGACTTCCGTCGGCCCCGATGGCCCCACACTGCGCGAGTTCGTCGGCAAGTTCATCCAGCAGTCCCTCGACGTCTTCCTCCACAAGAACAAGGAGGTCGCCGACGCGCTGAAGGCGAAGATCGAGGACAGCGAGCGCGAGCGGAAGGAGCTCGCCGGCATTCGCAGCCTGGCCCGCGAGCGCGCGAAGAAGGCCTCGCTGCACAACCGCAAGCTGCGCGACTGCCGTCTGCATCTCGGCGACCGCAACGAACGCGCCGAGGAGAGCACGATCTTCATCGTCGAGGGCGACAGCGCCGCCGGCTCCCTCACCGCCACGCGGGATGTGCAGACCCAGGCCGTCTTCGCGTTGAAGGGCAAGCCGCTCAACACCTACGGGCTGTCCAAGAAGGTCATCTACGAGAACGAGGAGTTTCATCTCCTGCAGTCCGCGCTCAACGTGGAGGAGGGGCTCGACGGCCTGCGCTACAACAAGATCGTCATCGCCACCGATGCCGACGTCGACGGCATGCACATCCGACTGCTCCTGATCTCGTTCTTCCTGCAGTTCTTCCCGGACCTCATTCGCAACGGTCACCTGTACATCCTCGAGACCCCGCTCTTCCGGGTTCGGAACAAGAAGAAGACGATCTATTGCTACTCCGAGGAGGAGAAGCAGGCGGCGATGGTCGAGCTTGGCGCCTCGCACGAGATTACGCGGTTCAAAGGTCTCGGTGAGATCTCCGCAGGTGAATTCAAGGACTTCATCGGCGAGAATATCCGCTTGGAAACCGTGACGCTGGCGCACCTCTACGACAGCGCCGACCTGCTCGGCTTCTTCATGGGCAAGAACACGCCGGAACGGCAGGACTTCATCATCGACAACCTCCGGGTCGAAAAGGACTTGGTGGAGGCCTGA
- a CDS encoding S41 family peptidase produces the protein MKHAPRRLVSLGLLLLALAGVALQPGCATRPRTPITVTSLPPEQRARAERNLAVFHSVWDLVNRKHYQPQTHGARWEEAAAKYGPRAAAAADEPALYVVLNEMLDGLNDSHTHALSPRRALERHTHEKARTGFSMVRVEQQWVVTDVAPDSPAGGAGVSPGWIVVSRNGVPVGDQPNFNAGEGEEAVWVFRDTRDRDVPVRLVAKRLSIAALQVVRPLPDGFVYLRFDAFDAKDRRWLSRQLQEHARAPGVVIDLRRNPGGETFSLGISIGEFFDRRVDCGTFVTREGAKKVKNSWQLGSARYRGKVVVLVDATSASAAEIFAAVLQDHGRATIVGRKTAGAVLASWFYTLPDGGELQLSREDYRAPHGRRIEGHGVEPDIVVKRTLADVRVGRDPDLEAAMAVLRGR, from the coding sequence GTGAAACACGCCCCACGTCGTCTCGTTTCTCTCGGATTGCTCCTCCTGGCGCTTGCGGGCGTGGCGCTGCAGCCGGGCTGCGCCACGCGGCCGCGCACGCCGATCACCGTGACCAGCCTGCCGCCGGAGCAGCGGGCGCGGGCCGAGCGGAATCTGGCAGTGTTTCACTCGGTGTGGGACCTCGTTAACCGGAAGCATTATCAGCCGCAGACCCACGGCGCGCGTTGGGAAGAAGCCGCGGCCAAGTACGGCCCGCGGGCCGCGGCCGCCGCGGACGAGCCTGCGCTCTACGTCGTGCTCAACGAGATGCTCGACGGCCTCAACGACAGCCACACGCACGCGCTGTCGCCCCGCCGCGCGCTTGAACGGCACACGCACGAGAAGGCTCGCACCGGTTTTTCGATGGTGCGCGTGGAGCAGCAGTGGGTCGTCACCGACGTCGCGCCCGACTCGCCGGCCGGCGGCGCCGGCGTCAGTCCCGGTTGGATTGTCGTGAGCCGCAACGGCGTGCCGGTGGGCGACCAGCCGAACTTCAATGCGGGGGAAGGCGAGGAGGCGGTGTGGGTTTTCCGCGACACGCGTGACCGCGACGTGCCGGTAAGGCTCGTGGCAAAGCGGCTCTCCATCGCGGCGTTGCAGGTGGTGCGTCCGTTGCCTGACGGCTTCGTTTACCTGCGTTTCGACGCCTTTGATGCGAAGGACCGCCGCTGGCTCAGCCGGCAACTGCAGGAGCACGCGCGCGCGCCCGGCGTCGTGATCGACCTGCGCCGCAACCCGGGCGGCGAGACGTTCTCGCTCGGTATCTCCATCGGCGAGTTCTTCGACCGGCGCGTGGACTGCGGGACCTTTGTGACGCGCGAGGGCGCGAAGAAGGTGAAGAACTCGTGGCAACTCGGGTCGGCGCGCTACCGCGGCAAGGTCGTGGTGCTCGTCGACGCGACGAGCGCCAGCGCCGCGGAGATCTTCGCTGCGGTGCTGCAGGATCACGGCCGCGCGACAATCGTCGGACGCAAGACCGCGGGTGCGGTGCTCGCGAGCTGGTTCTATACGCTGCCCGACGGCGGAGAGCTGCAGTTGAGCCGCGAGGATTATCGCGCCCCCCACGGGCGGCGAATCGAAGGCCACGGCGTCGAGCCCGACATCGTCGTGAAGCGAACCCTCGCCGACGTCCGGGTTGGCCGGGATCCGGACCTCGAGGCCGCGATGGCGGTCTTGCGGGGGCGTTGA
- a CDS encoding metallophosphoesterase, giving the protein MRIPLIIFLIVFSSLALTLLWWWWADTRLRTLRRAGWLRVAVGLFATIFLSGVTYYILMRRMGWKWSPPDWWVAVVMLWALIGLPLMALPLMDIAGIAWLVGWWRRRRRKSAHMPAAIPVAGEPALTRREALAAGMALAPMVLTLGTVGVGLIQNRRFRIRRIEVDLPQLPSVLDGMTIAHVSDSHVGKFTYGPIVDRIARATLELDADLTLFTGDLIDSRLEELPEAVAFLQRIHRPGRFLAIEGNHDLFGGREPFERAVRGAGLPLLLDEKATLRVRGHPVEVIGLRWSYDAAHPDPRNFGRVVAGRDPDAFPIVLAHHPHAFDVAAQAGLPLTLAGHTHGGQLMLTPEFGAGPMLFRYWSGLYRQGAARLVVSNGVGNWFPLRTAAPAEIVHLTLRAR; this is encoded by the coding sequence GTGCGAATCCCCCTGATCATCTTCCTCATCGTCTTCTCGAGCCTGGCGCTGACGCTCCTGTGGTGGTGGTGGGCGGATACGCGACTGCGGACGTTGCGGCGCGCCGGCTGGCTGCGGGTCGCGGTGGGATTGTTCGCCACCATCTTCCTGTCGGGCGTCACGTACTACATCCTCATGCGGCGGATGGGATGGAAATGGTCGCCGCCGGATTGGTGGGTGGCGGTGGTGATGCTGTGGGCATTGATCGGGCTGCCCCTGATGGCGCTGCCGCTCATGGACATCGCGGGTATCGCGTGGCTCGTCGGCTGGTGGCGCCGCCGCCGGCGCAAGTCGGCCCACATGCCTGCCGCGATTCCGGTCGCGGGCGAGCCGGCGCTGACACGCCGCGAGGCGCTGGCAGCGGGCATGGCGCTCGCGCCCATGGTGCTGACGTTGGGGACGGTCGGGGTGGGCCTGATCCAGAACCGGCGATTTCGCATTCGGCGGATCGAAGTCGATCTTCCGCAACTGCCCTCGGTGCTCGATGGAATGACGATTGCGCACGTGAGCGACTCGCATGTTGGCAAGTTCACCTACGGGCCGATTGTCGATCGGATTGCCCGGGCAACACTCGAACTCGACGCCGACCTCACGCTGTTCACGGGCGACCTCATCGACAGCCGGCTTGAGGAGTTGCCCGAGGCCGTGGCGTTCCTGCAGCGGATTCACCGTCCTGGGCGCTTTCTTGCGATCGAGGGCAACCACGACCTGTTCGGCGGACGTGAGCCATTTGAGCGGGCGGTCCGCGGCGCGGGGCTCCCGCTGCTGCTGGATGAAAAGGCGACGCTGCGCGTGCGCGGTCACCCGGTGGAGGTGATCGGGCTGCGCTGGAGTTATGATGCGGCGCACCCGGATCCGCGGAACTTTGGGCGCGTGGTGGCAGGCCGCGATCCGGACGCGTTCCCAATCGTGCTCGCCCACCATCCGCATGCGTTCGACGTCGCCGCGCAGGCGGGGCTGCCGCTTACGCTCGCCGGCCACACCCATGGCGGGCAACTCATGCTGACGCCGGAGTTCGGGGCGGGCCCGATGCTCTTCCGCTACTGGTCCGGTTTGTACCGGCAAGGCGCGGCGCGGCTCGTCGTGAGCAACGGCGTCGGCAACTGGTTTCCCCTTCGGACCGCGGCACCGGCGGAGATCGTTCATCTGACGCTGCGCGCCAGATGA